CATCCACCGATGTGGTCCACCTTCGTAAAAAGGATGATCCAGGTAATGAAGAAAAGGAGGTTGTTGAGAAACATAAAAAAGCTTCTCAGTAGAAACGCTCCTCTCAGTGCTAGTGCCGCTCTTGTATTAATGAGAATCAAGAGCCAGAGCAGTTGTATAGAACGAGAGAGGTACTGCATATCATCCCCCTCCTATCACAAGAGTCTTTTCAGCTTGTCTTGTAATCCAGGAAAGGAGCAGAACGGCGACTACTCCCCATAGGGAAACCAAAAAAGCTGTCTCAAGGGCAATACTCCACTCAAATGGTGAGAGCATCAGTCGTCCGGGTGCATATAAAAGCGCGTAGAATGGGGTCATGGAACTAAATTCCTGCATCCATACTGGATAGACCGTGATGGGGAGCATCAAGCCGCCGAGAATGAATAAGAGCTTTTGCCAGATCCAGTAAAGTGGTGTTGCCTCTTGCAGCCAAAGAGCGGAAAGACCAATAGCAGTCTCAAAGAGAAGCCCTACGAATGCAGCACTGAGTCCAAGGAGTAGGAATATAGGAAAGTGTGCAGAATCGATATTTGGACCGACGCCCGCTGCGATAAAAGCGATCAGGAAGCCTCCTAATCCCATTCCAGCAAGTCGTACGAGGAGTTGGCCACTCGCTTCGGCAATTCTCATAGAGATGTACGACACGGGCCGTCCCAGGTGATAGGCGATACTTCCGTCTCGAACATCTTCCTCGATTTTTCTGTGTATCCCGGGGATGGAGAGTATGATCCACTCAGTAGCAGCCAGATACCATAGCATATCACTCGGCGTCCCAGAGGCTCGAAGACCACTCTCAAATGCCGTCTCCCACAGTCTTGAAAAGATCACCATAATGATCGCAAAGAAAGCGAGGCGAGTAAGCAGAACGGGCCAGTAGTGAAGCTCGGTTCGGAAGGCGATTTTCAGGAAGGAGTAATACTTTCCGACTCGTCTGCGGGGCTTACTCTGCATAGATCGCCTCTTGCTTGGGGAGAGATAAACCATCTGCATAGAGCTTCTTGATTACATCCTCTAATGGCGGATCCTCGACCGTGAGATCTCGTAGTTGTCCATTCTCTATAGCCTGAAGGATTACCCTTTCAATCGGTGTAATTTCAATATTCACTTTCAGCGTTATGTGATGCGCTCTTTGCTCGATTACCTCTACACCAGGAAGGTCTATCAAGATTTGCTCCTCAGCAGTTTGGATCGTTACTACTTTTTCTTTTATGTATGCTTGACGTACTGCATGCATTGGGCTGTCAAGGAGCAGGCGTCCATGGTTTATGACGATGACTCTATCGCAAACCTGTTCCATATCGCCGGTATCGTGTGAGGTTAATAAGACAGTAGTCCCCTCTTGTTCGGAGCGTTGTCTCACCAAATCACGGATACTAGCCTTAGCAGTGACGTCGAGCCCAATGGATGGTTCATCCAAAAGGAGTACCTGTGGGCGGTGTAACATGCTGGCAGCGATCTCACATTTCATCCGTTCGCCAAGCGAGAGCTGTCTGACCGGCTTGTTGAGTAGAGGACCAAGGTTGAA
Above is a genomic segment from bacterium containing:
- a CDS encoding ATP-binding cassette domain-containing protein, which gives rise to MHHAISIDNLRKHYRVKTSPEGRFISLKGILAPQYSTIEAVRGISFDVAPGERVAFIGPNGAGKSTTIKMLTGILHPTDGNAQVYGLTPWKARSQLSYKIGTVFGQRSQLWYHLPAEETFNLFAAVYDLELSQFKARKKELIDIFNLGPLLNKPVRQLSLGERMKCEIAASMLHRPQVLLLDEPSIGLDVTAKASIRDLVRQRSEQEGTTVLLTSHDTGDMEQVCDRVIVINHGRLLLDSPMHAVRQAYIKEKVVTIQTAEEQILIDLPGVEVIEQRAHHITLKVNIEITPIERVILQAIENGQLRDLTVEDPPLEDVIKKLYADGLSLPKQEAIYAE